One part of the Dyadobacter sp. 676 genome encodes these proteins:
- a CDS encoding glycosyltransferase family 39 protein, which yields MVIFYWLTFFLFLYGVSFVAKKIAQPSLTELIITFFILFVGSIIPTGFILSAVDLTASVPAWIVGNYIVLGLHYLLWTRLVPVNAPYTIRGLIANRSATLRLWARELSPYLKVIFGAMFATFAIIAVTNLILVLFTAPNEWDSMTGHLNRAIRYIQRGTMEHFGGANWNMDTYPKSLTTIHIYSYLISGDIENAFKIIHQLSYYVTLVSVFGIAQRIGRNLSASFFCALAYSMLLDFLMQAVTTETDIVLTAYLSCLLYFLFTYYTNRDNRYLYLSGITFAIVTGHKATFALLMPSVFVIMVYTVFLAPDFKVFFQRTLRLGLAIVFFALIYTLPTGYIRNIQVFGHPIGPPTARYHQSYERAGGAANLFEQGSRNVVRYIYDFCNLDGIRNAQWGYDLNTAIRKPLAWLEERLRMRLDEETDFTIVPFSMQRGFYYYNANPYWGVFGFALILPIMFLVLIRVFRSRVHFFLVIAFCLNLATISYSAAYDPFKGRYFMEAGLFGVLFLLLLFSHHRLSIIKPRRNVWKGYIMVIVGLACVSAIMAVYLNIRCLPFPSYGMESALTMDRIPYQTFARPDITKAYVRFDSIVPENATVALATVNSDFEYPLYGKNLTRKLISINPFEEGLRPIPKEADYLFYARKVINDTSKIRALPTDIRLGSDTTMTGLIEKGEDYYLRKLK from the coding sequence ATGGTCATTTTTTATTGGCTAACCTTTTTCCTGTTTTTATACGGCGTCAGCTTTGTTGCAAAAAAGATTGCCCAACCGTCTCTCACGGAGCTGATCATTACATTCTTCATTCTTTTCGTCGGCAGTATTATCCCTACCGGCTTTATATTGTCGGCTGTGGACCTGACGGCCAGCGTACCGGCCTGGATTGTTGGTAACTATATCGTCCTGGGGCTACATTATCTGCTCTGGACCAGGCTTGTTCCGGTGAATGCGCCTTATACCATTCGCGGGCTCATCGCCAACCGGTCGGCCACTCTTCGGCTCTGGGCCCGGGAGTTGTCGCCGTACCTGAAAGTCATTTTTGGCGCAATGTTCGCCACCTTCGCGATTATCGCGGTTACAAACCTGATCCTGGTCTTGTTTACTGCGCCCAACGAATGGGACAGCATGACAGGCCATCTCAACCGTGCCATTCGCTACATTCAGCGAGGCACGATGGAGCATTTCGGTGGAGCGAACTGGAACATGGATACCTATCCGAAAAGCCTCACGACGATCCATATTTATTCCTACCTGATCAGCGGGGACATTGAAAATGCATTCAAAATCATCCACCAGCTATCGTATTATGTAACCCTGGTGTCGGTTTTCGGCATTGCGCAGCGGATCGGACGAAATTTGTCGGCTAGCTTTTTCTGCGCGCTGGCATACAGCATGCTCCTCGATTTCCTGATGCAGGCCGTTACTACGGAAACAGACATTGTATTGACAGCCTACCTCAGCTGCCTGCTTTATTTCCTTTTCACATATTATACCAACCGCGACAACCGCTATCTGTACCTCTCGGGAATCACGTTCGCGATCGTCACCGGCCACAAGGCTACGTTCGCATTGCTCATGCCGTCAGTGTTCGTGATCATGGTCTATACCGTTTTCCTTGCGCCGGATTTTAAAGTGTTTTTCCAAAGGACACTGAGGCTCGGTCTTGCCATCGTCTTTTTTGCATTGATTTACACCCTGCCGACCGGCTATATCCGCAACATCCAGGTTTTCGGGCATCCAATTGGCCCCCCTACCGCTCGGTACCATCAATCGTATGAGCGTGCGGGTGGCGCGGCCAACCTTTTTGAACAGGGCAGCCGTAATGTGGTCCGGTACATCTACGATTTTTGCAACCTCGACGGCATCCGGAATGCGCAATGGGGTTACGATTTGAACACTGCCATCAGGAAGCCGCTGGCATGGCTGGAAGAGAGGCTTCGGATGCGTCTGGACGAGGAAACGGACTTCACCATTGTCCCGTTCTCCATGCAACGGGGATTTTATTATTACAATGCCAATCCTTACTGGGGCGTGTTCGGTTTCGCTTTGATACTGCCGATCATGTTCCTCGTACTGATACGGGTTTTCAGATCGCGCGTCCATTTCTTTCTGGTGATCGCATTCTGTCTCAACCTCGCTACGATCTCCTATTCGGCGGCTTATGATCCTTTCAAAGGCCGGTATTTTATGGAAGCCGGCCTGTTCGGCGTGCTCTTCCTGCTCCTGCTTTTCTCGCATCACCGGTTGTCGATTATCAAGCCGCGCAGGAATGTATGGAAAGGCTATATAATGGTAATTGTGGGGCTGGCGTGCGTTTCAGCAATCATGGCTGTTTACCTTAATATCCGTTGCCTGCCGTTCCCGTCGTACGGCATGGAGTCGGCGTTGACGATGGACCGGATCCCCTACCAGACCTTCGCGAGGCCCGATATTACAAAAGCTTATGTCCGTTTCGATTCCATAGTCCCGGAGAATGCGACCGTCGCGCTGGCAACCGTGAACAGCGATTTCGAATATCCCCTTTACGGCAAGAATCTGACCCGTAAACTTATTTCAATTAACCCCTTCGAAGAAGGCCTGCGCCCGATCCCGAAGGAAGCCGATTACCTTTTCTACGCCCGCAAGGTCATCAACGACACGAGCAAGATCCGTGCATTGCCTACCGACATCCGGCTCGGATCGGATACCACGATGACCGGACTGATCGAAAAAGGGGAAGATTATTACCTGAGAAAACTCAAATAG
- a CDS encoding DegT/DnrJ/EryC1/StrS family aminotransferase: MINVTKTFLPDQEEYLQYVRGIWERGYLTNNGPLLQQLEKQLKEYLGVDHLYFCGNGTIVLQIAIKALELKGEIITTPFSYCATSNAILWENCTPVFVDIDPSTFNIDPALIEASITPATSAILATHVYGNPCDVEAIQAIAKKHNLKVIYDAAHAFGVTYKGKSLLSYGDLSTCSFHATKVFHTIEGGALISNHPELDRKLHLLRAFGHQGDEHYEFAGINGKNSEFHAAMGLVNLPHVPAIIQARKDVFAAYDSLLNWDILFKPTLSPDIEYNYAYYPVVFPSEAVMFKVMEALKVEEIVPRRYFYPSLNTLSFMPRQIACPVSEDIAVRVLSLPLYVGLPYEDIERISRIINGHLSP, from the coding sequence ATGATTAACGTCACTAAAACCTTTCTACCTGATCAGGAAGAATATCTGCAATATGTCCGTGGAATCTGGGAACGTGGTTACCTGACCAACAACGGACCGCTTCTACAACAGCTCGAAAAGCAGCTTAAAGAATATCTGGGCGTCGATCACCTCTACTTCTGCGGTAATGGAACGATCGTTCTGCAAATCGCCATCAAGGCGCTGGAATTGAAAGGCGAGATCATTACCACACCTTTCTCCTACTGCGCCACTTCCAATGCGATCCTGTGGGAAAACTGTACGCCGGTTTTCGTGGACATCGATCCTTCGACATTCAATATCGATCCCGCGCTGATCGAGGCATCGATTACACCCGCAACGTCGGCGATCCTCGCAACGCATGTATATGGCAACCCATGCGACGTGGAGGCGATCCAAGCGATTGCCAAAAAACATAACCTGAAAGTCATTTACGACGCCGCACACGCATTCGGTGTGACGTACAAAGGGAAATCATTGCTTTCGTACGGCGACCTGAGCACTTGCAGCTTCCACGCGACAAAGGTTTTCCATACCATCGAGGGCGGTGCATTGATATCGAATCATCCCGAACTGGACCGCAAGCTGCATTTGTTGCGCGCATTCGGCCATCAGGGCGACGAACATTACGAATTCGCGGGGATCAACGGTAAGAACTCAGAATTTCACGCTGCGATGGGTTTGGTAAATCTCCCGCACGTACCCGCGATCATTCAGGCACGCAAGGACGTTTTTGCCGCTTACGACAGCCTTCTCAATTGGGATATTTTGTTTAAACCAACATTGAGCCCCGATATCGAATATAACTACGCGTATTATCCGGTAGTGTTTCCTTCCGAAGCGGTGATGTTTAAAGTCATGGAAGCATTAAAAGTAGAAGAAATCGTTCCAAGAAGATATTTCTACCCATCGCTGAACACCCTTTCATTCATGCCGAGGCAAATTGCGTGTCCGGTTTCCGAGGATATCGCGGTAAGAGTGTTAAGTTTGCCATTATATGTAGGACTACCTTACGAAGATATCGAAAGGATTTCCCGCATTATCAACGGTCACCTATCACCCTAA
- a CDS encoding ABC transporter ATP-binding protein has product MSVIVAENISKKYIIDHQRKNGSSGLRDIVSDTIDKLFRKQDKNGFAEKEEFWALQDVSFSIDKGDRIGIVGHNGAGKSTLLKIMSRITEPTTGQIRIDGRIASLLEVGTGFHPELTGRENIFLNGAILGMSKAEIRESFDAIVDFAGVEKFLDTPVKRYSSGMYVRLGFAIAAHLNPEILIVDEVLAVGDTEFQKKCLGKMRDVSESGRTLLFVSHNLTAIQALCNKSFYFEKGRLIDQGDTTHIVTNYLSKVSHKSLEKHWDNIDTAPGNDQVRVKSFKLFPEYQDDLTHIDVRTPINFQFEFWNLVEGASLNLSMHLYTFTGECIFNVGTQAEAFSKGLVSATCEIPGNFLNDGSYVVSMMIVKDTSTVLYNMEEALVFDIEDYRENVTWYGKWPGYIRPQLNFSIRQSEHVVND; this is encoded by the coding sequence ATGTCTGTAATTGTAGCTGAAAACATCAGCAAAAAATATATCATCGACCATCAGCGTAAAAACGGTTCGTCCGGCCTGCGTGACATTGTTTCCGATACGATTGACAAACTATTCCGCAAGCAGGACAAGAACGGTTTCGCTGAAAAGGAAGAGTTCTGGGCGTTGCAAGATGTAAGTTTCAGCATCGACAAGGGCGATCGCATCGGTATCGTTGGCCACAATGGCGCAGGGAAGTCCACGCTGCTGAAAATCATGAGCCGGATTACCGAGCCCACCACCGGCCAGATCAGGATCGACGGCCGCATAGCCAGCCTCCTGGAAGTAGGTACGGGCTTTCACCCGGAACTGACCGGCCGGGAAAATATTTTTCTCAACGGAGCTATTCTGGGAATGTCGAAAGCGGAGATCCGGGAGTCGTTCGACGCGATCGTCGATTTTGCCGGTGTCGAGAAATTTCTCGATACGCCCGTTAAAAGATATTCCTCGGGTATGTACGTCCGGCTCGGTTTCGCGATCGCGGCGCACCTCAATCCCGAAATCCTGATTGTGGACGAAGTACTCGCCGTAGGCGATACCGAATTCCAGAAAAAATGCCTCGGCAAAATGCGGGACGTTTCCGAAAGCGGCCGCACGCTGCTTTTTGTAAGCCATAACCTCACCGCCATTCAGGCGCTTTGCAATAAGTCCTTCTATTTCGAAAAAGGCCGGCTGATCGATCAGGGGGACACGACCCACATCGTTACCAATTACCTGAGTAAAGTTTCGCACAAATCCCTCGAAAAGCACTGGGATAACATCGATACCGCCCCGGGCAACGACCAGGTCAGAGTGAAAAGCTTCAAACTTTTCCCCGAGTATCAGGACGACCTGACGCACATCGATGTCCGCACGCCGATCAACTTTCAGTTCGAATTCTGGAACCTGGTGGAAGGCGCTTCGTTAAACCTGAGCATGCACCTTTACACGTTCACGGGCGAATGCATTTTCAATGTCGGTACGCAGGCGGAAGCTTTTTCAAAAGGCCTTGTAAGCGCCACTTGCGAGATTCCCGGCAACTTCCTGAACGACGGCTCATACGTGGTTTCGATGATGATCGTGAAAGATACGAGCACCGTGCTCTACAACATGGAGGAAGCCCTTGTTTTCGATATCGAGGATTACCGCGAAAATGTAACCTGGTATGGCAAATGGCCCGGATATATCCGCCCTCAACTCAATTTTTCCATTCGCCAATCTGAACACGTAGTGAATGATTAA
- a CDS encoding ABC transporter permease produces the protein MATQHSITIKAGGSEKDYWKDLWLNRQLLWILSKRDISVRYKQTLLGVAWSVLRPLMTMTVMVFVYSYVAKLKADPGVPYPLMVLVGLTIWTFFANTFTQISNSILINHNLVSKVYFPRLLMPLSSIAVGFVDFLITFGIYLLVTAFFQYPISWQIIFLPCFVLLTFITSMGFGLFFAVLNVRFRDIGQLIPFMVQVGMYVCPVAYSSSLVKGTWFEKYYNLNPLVGIIDGFRWCLLGSKSYFNPQSLYSTVIISTIILVISLIYFRKKENTFVDHI, from the coding sequence ATGGCAACTCAACACTCTATTACGATCAAGGCCGGCGGGTCTGAAAAGGATTATTGGAAAGATCTCTGGCTGAACAGGCAACTGCTGTGGATCCTGTCCAAAAGGGATATTTCCGTTCGTTACAAACAAACGCTCCTGGGAGTGGCGTGGAGCGTATTACGCCCGCTCATGACGATGACCGTCATGGTGTTTGTTTACAGTTACGTAGCCAAGTTAAAGGCAGACCCCGGCGTTCCGTATCCATTGATGGTCCTTGTCGGGCTGACGATCTGGACGTTTTTCGCCAACACATTTACGCAAATCAGCAACAGTATCCTGATCAACCATAACCTGGTTTCGAAGGTATATTTCCCGCGGCTGCTTATGCCACTGAGCTCGATCGCCGTTGGTTTTGTGGATTTCCTCATCACTTTTGGAATTTATTTGCTTGTAACGGCATTCTTCCAATACCCTATCAGCTGGCAGATCATCTTTCTTCCTTGCTTCGTTTTGCTTACATTTATTACATCGATGGGCTTCGGCCTGTTTTTTGCTGTGTTGAATGTACGCTTCCGGGACATCGGCCAGTTGATCCCCTTTATGGTACAGGTGGGTATGTACGTATGTCCGGTAGCTTATTCCAGCAGCCTTGTCAAAGGAACCTGGTTTGAAAAATACTATAACCTGAACCCGCTTGTAGGGATTATCGATGGTTTTCGCTGGTGCCTACTGGGAAGCAAATCGTATTTCAACCCGCAGAGTTTGTATTCAACGGTTATTATATCAACGATCATTTTGGTTATTTCGCTGATCTATTTCCGTAAAAAAGAGAATACTTTCGTTGACCATATCTGA